One genomic window of Halolamina sediminis includes the following:
- a CDS encoding DUF5795 family protein has protein sequence MSNRVVQGRMVTPESLAEQVEGDDVLEAEPIEDADRDCPDCGGDVISVGYMPSVTEFVTAYKCQECDWAEVDRD, from the coding sequence ATGAGCAACCGTGTCGTGCAGGGACGGATGGTGACGCCGGAATCGCTGGCCGAACAGGTCGAGGGCGACGACGTGCTGGAGGCCGAACCGATCGAGGACGCCGACCGGGACTGCCCGGACTGTGGCGGCGACGTGATCAGCGTCGGCTACATGCCCAGCGTGACGGAGTTCGTTACCGCCTACAAGTGCCAGGAGTGCGACTGGGCGGAAGTCGACCGGGACTGA
- a CDS encoding glycosyltransferase, whose product MASSVSGTPFRIRQRLSSFLVHLRSVVPDSFRDGFDSATFGVLVAAIAVAGYLQGALSMVVTLPAVLGGASVVVLQAVMACFTLSGLFGLSSVALLGQLAFTSENQRPMTGPTVTAVVPVHEDAPVLHRSVESLLSSRYDSLRVVIVAEPGDDASIRRAREYTGEDRVDLLINTRSPGSKAGAVNYAAAVTESELLAVFDADEQVDRRFVSAAVAQLEDCDVVQGRTIPDPNGVVETVAYYESVVLGDLSQRLLTTLTDFTTAASRTIVMRRAAFETVGGYDPSKLTEDYAFAFACYEAGVDVVEQFSYASTIEAAHTAADWWGQRKRWMTGYAQVLHSLVMGSLSPQNYRSLVSPAICAGSVLGNVFMLSLVSKMAVLVVNGAAKWTLLPAATLVGAALALRAYDANAGRLERVGIGYLFVPAVLPMYSLAGIKAVVEYVLSWDGEWYSVAKGQESG is encoded by the coding sequence ATGGCTTCGTCCGTATCAGGAACCCCGTTCCGTATCCGACAACGGCTCTCCAGCTTCCTCGTTCACCTCCGTAGCGTCGTTCCGGACTCGTTCCGGGACGGCTTCGACAGCGCGACGTTCGGCGTGCTCGTTGCCGCGATCGCGGTCGCGGGCTACCTCCAAGGCGCGCTCTCGATGGTCGTCACGCTTCCGGCCGTCCTCGGCGGCGCGAGCGTCGTGGTTTTGCAGGCGGTGATGGCCTGTTTCACCCTTTCCGGGCTCTTCGGGCTCTCGTCAGTGGCGCTGCTCGGCCAGCTGGCGTTCACGTCCGAGAACCAGCGTCCGATGACGGGGCCAACCGTTACTGCGGTAGTCCCCGTCCACGAGGACGCCCCAGTCCTCCACCGGAGCGTCGAGAGCCTGCTGTCGAGCCGCTACGACTCGCTCCGGGTCGTGATCGTCGCCGAACCCGGAGACGACGCCTCGATTCGACGCGCGCGTGAGTACACAGGTGAGGACCGCGTCGACCTGCTGATCAACACCCGCTCCCCCGGTAGTAAAGCCGGTGCGGTGAACTACGCCGCAGCGGTGACTGAGAGCGAACTCCTCGCAGTGTTCGACGCGGACGAACAGGTCGACCGCCGGTTCGTCTCGGCGGCTGTCGCACAGCTCGAGGACTGCGACGTGGTGCAGGGACGGACGATCCCCGACCCGAACGGAGTCGTCGAAACGGTCGCGTACTACGAATCGGTCGTACTCGGCGACCTCAGTCAGCGGCTCCTCACTACGCTCACCGACTTCACCACGGCCGCCAGCCGGACCATCGTGATGCGGCGGGCGGCGTTCGAGACGGTCGGCGGGTACGACCCGTCGAAGCTCACCGAGGACTACGCGTTCGCGTTCGCCTGCTACGAGGCGGGCGTCGACGTGGTCGAGCAGTTCTCCTACGCCTCGACCATCGAGGCAGCCCACACGGCAGCTGACTGGTGGGGGCAGCGAAAGCGTTGGATGACTGGCTACGCGCAGGTGCTCCACAGCCTGGTGATGGGGAGTCTCAGCCCGCAGAACTACCGATCACTGGTGTCGCCAGCCATCTGTGCTGGCTCGGTACTCGGCAACGTGTTCATGCTCTCGCTGGTCTCGAAGATGGCAGTACTCGTCGTCAACGGTGCCGCCAAGTGGACGCTGCTGCCGGCAGCGACGCTCGTCGGTGCGGCGCTAGCGCTCAGGGCCTACGACGCCAATGCTGGTCGCCTCGAACGAGTCGGGATCGGCTACCTGTTCGTGCCGGCCGTCCTGCCGATGTACAGCCTCGCCGGCATCAAAGCTGTCGTCGAGTACGTTCTCAGCTGGGACGGCGAGTGGTACAGCGTCGCGAAGGGACAGGAATCGGGATGA
- a CDS encoding twin-arginine translocation signal domain-containing protein, whose translation MAHNVSRRRFLGTLGVIGGAAGAGCIGAPTEDESTQTEATDDETVTDEPRASPTVSGPSGTPESLLRQYVESTVAASDPAVVGAYFHPIHPFHPENIDPETAGPWLLRDEPVSQVAVETMDREVTTDLVRTSPFLQGDRADSETIEDALTGEEAAVVEVTITDSSGDTSEFSAVTVTHDGNWVILTQGVRIEADVSDPGPFDVRVVDKVTFNTDEDRARVHFVESPVADRVTAKAANATSSRSSSTPGVITYFDVNLDPTGDELVVTATVDGETRTIHREQYPESARVVEGITYDDDPDSDLFDATARVSFTGNQSGDRLTVSSTVHGGETMTEPAENATYSVVGIDPGGDEVVVTLTNDGTTAEVHRERYHQS comes from the coding sequence ATGGCCCACAACGTATCCAGACGACGGTTCCTCGGTACACTCGGCGTGATCGGAGGCGCCGCAGGCGCCGGCTGCATCGGTGCTCCCACAGAGGACGAGAGCACACAGACAGAGGCGACAGACGACGAGACGGTGACTGACGAGCCGAGAGCCTCCCCGACGGTTTCCGGGCCGAGCGGGACTCCCGAGTCGCTCCTCCGTCAGTACGTCGAATCAACCGTGGCGGCGTCGGACCCCGCCGTCGTCGGGGCGTACTTCCACCCGATACATCCGTTCCACCCCGAGAACATCGACCCCGAAACGGCGGGACCGTGGCTGCTCCGGGACGAACCGGTGTCACAAGTCGCGGTCGAAACGATGGACCGGGAGGTGACGACCGATCTCGTCCGGACATCACCGTTCCTGCAGGGGGACAGAGCCGACAGCGAGACGATCGAGGACGCGCTCACCGGCGAAGAGGCCGCCGTCGTCGAGGTGACGATCACCGATTCGAGTGGTGACACGAGCGAGTTCAGCGCGGTTACGGTGACCCACGACGGGAACTGGGTGATCCTGACCCAGGGGGTCCGGATCGAGGCGGACGTCTCCGACCCCGGCCCGTTCGACGTACGTGTCGTCGACAAGGTCACGTTCAACACCGATGAGGACCGCGCTCGCGTCCACTTCGTCGAATCACCGGTCGCCGATCGCGTGACTGCGAAGGCGGCGAACGCGACCTCCTCCCGGTCGTCGTCGACACCGGGAGTCATCACGTACTTCGACGTGAATCTGGATCCGACGGGTGACGAACTGGTGGTCACCGCAACCGTCGACGGCGAGACCCGGACGATCCATCGCGAACAGTACCCCGAGTCGGCGCGGGTCGTCGAGGGGATCACCTACGACGACGATCCTGACTCGGACCTGTTCGACGCCACAGCTCGGGTCTCGTTCACCGGCAACCAATCGGGTGACCGACTCACCGTCTCCTCGACGGTGCATGGTGGTGAGACGATGACCGAACCGGCCGAGAACGCGACGTACAGCGTCGTCGGCATCGACCCGGGAGGCGACGAAGTGGTCGTCACACTGACCAACGATGGGACGACGGCGGAAGTTCACCGGGAGCGGTACCACCAGTCGTAG
- a CDS encoding response regulator transcription factor gives MADTDTNQDPRVLVVDDEKEVADAYALRLRGECTVDTAYGGQEAFSVIENRPVDILLLDRHMPDVSGDEVLTRLAERGFEGRVVMVTAIDPEFDVLELPFDDYLCKPIDREDVRSVVDQQRQILAYETLGKYFGAKSTQTVLTAQTSPEQRENHEQFEAVRERATRLERRAQRLLDDDTLLAKFESVDRDGR, from the coding sequence ATGGCGGACACCGACACCAATCAGGATCCGAGGGTTCTCGTTGTTGACGACGAGAAGGAAGTCGCCGACGCCTACGCGCTCCGACTCCGTGGCGAGTGTACGGTGGATACTGCCTACGGTGGGCAGGAGGCGTTCTCAGTCATCGAAAACCGGCCTGTCGACATCCTCCTCCTGGATCGGCACATGCCGGACGTCTCGGGCGACGAGGTGCTCACTCGACTCGCCGAGCGCGGGTTCGAGGGCCGTGTCGTGATGGTGACTGCGATCGACCCGGAGTTCGACGTGTTGGAATTACCGTTCGACGATTACCTGTGTAAGCCGATTGATCGTGAGGACGTTCGGTCGGTCGTCGATCAGCAGCGGCAGATTCTCGCCTACGAGACTCTCGGGAAGTACTTCGGCGCGAAGTCGACACAGACGGTGTTGACCGCCCAAACGAGCCCCGAACAACGCGAGAACCACGAGCAGTTCGAGGCGGTCCGCGAGCGGGCGACCCGCCTCGAACGGCGGGCACAGCGGTTGCTCGACGATGACACGCTGCTCGCGAAGTTCGAGAGCGTCGACCGTGATGGAAGGTAA
- a CDS encoding outer membrane protein assembly factor BamB family protein, translated as MVSRRVTLQSVGTLLVGLGAGCIGQSGPASDRVEWQRQVSGTPLLNDGTIYILDRLTLYALSPTDGSDQWTVAYEEDNFDERLCLRSELAVDDRRVYVSACDGLRALRRSDGEQVWSVDSPLRSGVTVNGGRVYANGDDLLAIDADGGDIEWRVPTDGERLTRLAATEDVVVFTNRADGVVTAFDTDGEQRWTYRTETETRSPTIADGVVYVATAPVPGREGRLLALDIEDGAILWNVETPSLKRGTRPVVDTDAIYLGCNGRDSGRLVSRSRQDGSERWSFTADNRSVYEPVVDDGTVYAGSNDNTLYAFSLTGETKWTVDTDSTVGSVAVGDEFVYASNNERLVAVERS; from the coding sequence ATGGTCTCCCGTAGAGTTACCCTCCAGTCCGTCGGTACCCTCCTTGTCGGTCTCGGTGCCGGGTGTATCGGCCAGTCAGGCCCGGCCAGTGATCGCGTCGAATGGCAGCGACAGGTCTCTGGGACGCCCCTTCTCAACGACGGAACGATCTACATCCTCGATCGGCTGACACTCTATGCACTGTCGCCGACCGATGGAAGCGACCAGTGGACGGTCGCCTACGAAGAAGACAACTTCGACGAACGTCTCTGTCTCCGCAGTGAACTCGCCGTCGACGATCGTCGGGTCTACGTCTCGGCGTGCGACGGACTCCGTGCCCTTCGTCGGTCGGACGGGGAGCAGGTATGGTCAGTCGACTCTCCGCTCAGATCGGGCGTAACCGTCAACGGGGGGCGGGTGTACGCGAACGGCGACGACTTGCTCGCCATCGACGCCGACGGGGGAGATATAGAATGGCGCGTGCCCACGGATGGCGAACGCCTCACCAGACTGGCAGCCACGGAGGATGTCGTCGTCTTCACGAACCGAGCCGACGGCGTCGTCACCGCGTTCGACACCGACGGCGAGCAACGGTGGACATATCGGACCGAGACCGAAACTCGGAGTCCGACGATCGCCGATGGAGTCGTCTACGTGGCAACCGCGCCGGTCCCGGGTCGTGAGGGACGATTGCTCGCGCTGGATATCGAGGACGGAGCCATACTGTGGAACGTCGAGACGCCGTCACTGAAACGCGGGACGCGTCCCGTCGTCGACACGGACGCGATCTACCTCGGCTGTAACGGCCGTGACAGCGGACGGCTAGTCTCCCGAAGCCGGCAGGACGGATCCGAGCGGTGGTCGTTCACCGCCGACAATCGGAGCGTGTACGAGCCGGTGGTCGACGACGGGACCGTGTACGCCGGCTCGAACGACAATACCCTGTACGCGTTCTCGCTTACCGGGGAAACGAAGTGGACGGTCGACACGGACAGTACCGTTGGATCGGTCGCCGTGGGAGACGAGTTCGTCTACGCGTCGAACAACGAGCGGCTCGTGGCCGTTGAGCGAAGCTGA
- a CDS encoding ArsR/SmtB family transcription factor: MAARLQPSHDRDEEMESRPSTAELLDLFGDEYTRRVFEAVSERPRGGRAVAEEAGVSRATAYRRLNDLQDAGLVRSEQRIALDGHHREQFAATARHLSVSIEDGDIEASISFTR, translated from the coding sequence ATGGCTGCACGCCTCCAACCGAGTCACGATCGCGACGAAGAGATGGAATCCCGACCGTCGACGGCGGAGCTGCTTGACCTGTTCGGGGACGAGTACACGCGTCGGGTGTTCGAGGCAGTCTCGGAACGGCCGCGCGGCGGGCGTGCCGTCGCCGAAGAAGCGGGAGTGTCCCGAGCGACCGCCTACCGTCGGCTCAACGACCTCCAGGACGCCGGACTCGTCAGGAGCGAACAGCGGATCGCTCTCGACGGCCACCATCGTGAACAGTTCGCCGCCACCGCCCGCCACCTCTCGGTTTCGATCGAGGACGGCGATATCGAAGCGTCGATCAGTTTCACTCGGTAG
- a CDS encoding DUF5786 family protein yields the protein MGFGSYDESEQENQNQDTNDQAEGVDIDGGEEGDLSFESTESTDELVGKLDEMRDDDEDDE from the coding sequence ATGGGATTTGGATCGTACGACGAGTCTGAGCAGGAGAACCAGAACCAGGACACCAACGATCAGGCCGAGGGCGTCGACATCGACGGCGGCGAGGAGGGCGACCTCTCCTTCGAGTCCACCGAGTCGACCGACGAACTGGTCGGCAAGCTCGACGAGATGCGCGACGACGACGAAGACGACGAGTAG
- a CDS encoding type IV pilin has protein sequence MTQQRRAVSSVIAVVLMVAVVVILSATVSAAVLSITEDLNEPAPTVAQTSGDFIPGADDQEVRVTHLAGDSVMVENIEIAVRASGPDVDTTERLINLPADGSDIDEENLHNDNGLISKGYGDAGPADPNQVIIEDYPTDDNVWDVGETVQFEINVGEADFRSQPGRTGPDADELEITIIHTESNAILFEKVFRP, from the coding sequence ATGACTCAGCAGCGCCGTGCTGTTTCTTCAGTCATTGCAGTTGTTTTGATGGTTGCAGTTGTCGTTATTCTCAGTGCAACTGTTTCTGCTGCCGTTCTTAGCATCACAGAAGATCTCAATGAACCAGCTCCGACAGTTGCGCAGACGAGTGGCGATTTTATTCCAGGAGCGGACGATCAAGAAGTTCGGGTGACCCACCTTGCTGGGGACAGCGTAATGGTTGAAAACATCGAGATAGCCGTTAGAGCCTCTGGTCCTGACGTGGACACTACGGAACGGCTGATCAATCTACCGGCAGATGGCAGCGATATCGACGAAGAAAACTTACACAACGATAATGGCTTAATTAGCAAGGGATACGGAGATGCCGGTCCCGCAGATCCGAACCAAGTGATTATAGAAGATTACCCGACTGACGACAACGTCTGGGACGTCGGTGAAACGGTTCAATTCGAAATAAATGTTGGTGAAGCCGACTTCCGGAGCCAACCCGGCAGGACAGGCCCAGACGCTGATGAACTCGAAATTACGATTATTCATACAGAGTCAAACGCGATACTGTTTGAAAAGGTGTTTAGACCGTAA
- a CDS encoding ATP-binding protein, whose product MRILVLSASIAADVVAVALLAWATWRAVDDRTRPNAAPFVALTGGLLLWALLSLVSELPHAWSVGSGRAAIVQVLPIVFIPAVWLVYVLGYTGRGTGLTRPRIAMFVLLALPLVGAAITFNGDPSMEEVQRSLASLAGTELMLLFVVYVYAGFVFLRYGWNHARISKGQLLVQVGAVSAPYVVGTWRDGNHIVDGVTAGLLLSGVLLLFALRQYPVLTGFPKADYVARSRVVEALQEAVIVVDWDGHVLDANVTAEELFNRSTRAMIDTPVASIVDGIDGADLSPGSTGVTALRTAKGYRQFQFTVSAVEGDEGGDPVARAVVLRDVTDQQTREQRLSVLNRVLRHNLRNKLDVILAHADHIAEGTHRRAIRESAADLASTSRKARDAEALMTDSSDSPSPVDLVSVAREVATTAREEYPEDSVSVQGPDHLCIASQPTVVRRLVTELVENGIVHSSDPARVEIDVDRTADGTPRLRVTDDGPGIPDRERELLTGSGETQLEHGLGVGLWFVNWAVNQLGAELEFERADADGTVVVVSFHGAGTSSISNSSDDESDGTGTTEGDG is encoded by the coding sequence ATGAGGATCCTCGTGCTTTCGGCCTCGATCGCCGCCGACGTCGTTGCCGTCGCACTGTTGGCGTGGGCAACGTGGCGGGCCGTTGATGACCGGACCCGGCCGAACGCGGCCCCATTCGTCGCTCTGACCGGTGGGCTCCTGCTGTGGGCCCTCCTGTCGTTGGTCTCCGAGCTTCCACACGCCTGGTCCGTCGGCTCGGGAAGGGCCGCGATCGTACAGGTCCTACCGATCGTCTTCATCCCCGCGGTCTGGCTGGTCTACGTACTCGGCTACACCGGCCGCGGTACTGGACTGACACGTCCGCGGATCGCGATGTTCGTTCTCCTCGCGCTCCCCCTCGTCGGCGCGGCGATCACGTTCAACGGTGATCCCTCTATGGAGGAGGTTCAGCGCTCCCTGGCGTCACTCGCCGGGACTGAACTGATGCTGTTGTTCGTGGTGTACGTCTATGCGGGATTCGTCTTTCTCAGATACGGCTGGAACCACGCGCGCATCTCGAAAGGGCAGCTGCTGGTCCAGGTCGGGGCCGTCTCGGCGCCGTACGTCGTCGGGACGTGGCGCGACGGTAATCACATCGTCGACGGCGTGACGGCCGGCCTGCTCCTCTCCGGCGTATTGCTTTTGTTCGCGCTCCGGCAGTATCCCGTACTGACAGGGTTCCCGAAGGCGGACTACGTCGCCCGGTCACGAGTCGTCGAAGCGCTGCAGGAGGCCGTCATCGTCGTCGACTGGGATGGTCACGTCCTCGACGCGAACGTGACCGCCGAAGAACTGTTCAACCGATCCACGCGGGCCATGATCGACACGCCTGTGGCGTCGATCGTCGACGGTATCGACGGCGCTGACCTGTCCCCCGGATCGACCGGGGTGACCGCCCTCCGAACTGCGAAGGGGTACCGGCAGTTCCAGTTCACCGTCTCCGCCGTCGAGGGTGACGAGGGGGGCGACCCGGTCGCTAGAGCCGTGGTGCTCCGAGACGTGACCGATCAGCAGACCCGCGAGCAACGGCTCTCCGTTCTCAATCGCGTGCTCAGACACAACCTCCGGAACAAGCTCGACGTGATCCTCGCTCACGCCGATCACATCGCCGAGGGGACCCATCGCAGGGCGATTCGAGAGAGTGCGGCCGATCTGGCGTCGACCAGCCGGAAAGCTCGCGATGCCGAGGCGTTGATGACCGACAGCAGCGATTCACCATCACCGGTCGACCTCGTGTCCGTTGCCCGTGAAGTCGCCACGACCGCCCGTGAGGAGTACCCCGAGGACAGCGTCTCGGTCCAGGGGCCGGACCACCTCTGTATCGCCTCCCAACCCACGGTCGTCCGCCGGCTCGTGACCGAACTCGTCGAGAACGGGATCGTCCACTCGAGCGACCCCGCTCGGGTCGAGATCGACGTGGACAGGACTGCCGACGGCACGCCGAGACTCCGTGTCACCGATGACGGCCCGGGCATCCCCGATCGCGAACGCGAACTGTTGACCGGGTCGGGCGAAACTCAACTCGAACACGGGCTCGGTGTCGGCCTCTGGTTCGTTAACTGGGCAGTCAATCAACTCGGTGCAGAACTCGAGTTCGAGCGCGCCGACGCCGACGGAACCGTCGTCGTCGTCTCGTTCCACGGCGCTGGTACGTCTTCGATCTCGAACTCGTCGGACGACGAGTCCGACGGCACCGGGACGACCGAGGGAGACGGATGA
- a CDS encoding LolA family protein, translated as MSPSRGRQTVVAVLTAAMLLTSGAVGVAFAGSPSMTDAQAGETADGEEVIDAFLEQVSTLETVQFTRTAELTFNNQTSTNTVRVDADLESFLKRTETVNASIGSDSVTTVRNDSAVITYDSEENTVSEYEVQSGTLLPRIESLANESMVDYEYLGIETVDGQETYALDVTPEEQFQRDADVETETTVYLDTETYFPVRTDSQTRSEEYNHSSTVTYENVTLNEEIPDGTFDLDVPDDATDPTAAVGPEITEFDTYDELAAAANVSVPDAEIGDGFSYDHGTTIDGENYYGVTLGYSDGNRTITVSTQAESTGNFDYEESEMYEAVEVGGITGYLYTSDEFSLLSIEADQRYTIYGDVRNETAVDVGVSVIDG; from the coding sequence ATGTCCCCGAGCAGAGGCCGGCAAACGGTGGTTGCGGTACTCACTGCAGCGATGCTGCTGACCAGTGGTGCCGTGGGCGTCGCGTTCGCCGGTTCGCCCTCCATGACGGACGCACAGGCCGGAGAAACAGCCGACGGTGAGGAGGTAATCGACGCGTTCCTCGAGCAGGTATCGACCCTCGAAACCGTCCAGTTCACCCGCACCGCCGAGCTCACGTTCAACAATCAGACCTCTACGAACACCGTCCGCGTCGACGCGGACCTCGAGTCGTTCCTGAAGCGGACCGAGACGGTGAACGCCTCGATCGGAAGCGATTCGGTCACGACAGTACGAAACGACAGCGCGGTGATCACGTACGACTCCGAGGAGAACACTGTCTCGGAGTACGAAGTCCAGTCGGGAACCCTCCTCCCCCGAATCGAGTCGCTGGCGAACGAGTCCATGGTCGACTACGAATACCTCGGCATCGAAACCGTCGACGGACAGGAGACCTACGCGCTGGACGTGACTCCGGAAGAGCAGTTCCAGCGCGACGCCGACGTCGAGACGGAGACGACTGTGTATCTCGACACGGAGACGTACTTCCCGGTCCGGACGGACAGTCAGACACGAAGTGAGGAGTACAACCACAGTTCGACGGTGACGTACGAGAACGTCACGCTGAACGAGGAGATCCCGGACGGGACGTTCGACCTCGACGTGCCCGATGACGCAACGGATCCGACGGCGGCCGTCGGCCCGGAGATTACGGAGTTCGACACCTACGACGAACTCGCAGCGGCCGCGAACGTTTCAGTCCCGGACGCTGAGATCGGCGACGGGTTCAGTTACGACCACGGCACGACGATCGACGGCGAGAACTACTACGGCGTCACGCTGGGCTACAGCGACGGCAATCGGACGATCACTGTCAGCACGCAGGCCGAGTCGACCGGGAACTTCGACTACGAGGAGTCGGAGATGTACGAGGCCGTCGAAGTCGGCGGGATCACGGGCTATCTCTACACGAGCGACGAGTTCAGCCTGCTCAGTATCGAGGCCGACCAACGGTACACGATCTACGGCGATGTACGGAACGAGACCGCCGTAGATGTCGGGGTGTCGGTCATCGACGGGTAG
- a CDS encoding AIM24 family protein encodes MQLDEFVDANAPESSGDSFRKVNKRLLEIPFDGITMVKAGSMIAYTGNVTFTGKSSAEGGLAGFVKDAVSGEGTPIMEAEGSGTLYVADQGKKVQILSLDADESISVNGTDVLAFEEGIDYEIGTVGGLSQAAAGGLTNVFLTGPGDVAITTHGDPVVMRPPVTTDPDSTVAWSANLSPSIGTNKAIEIGQQSGERVQMEFGDSEGFVIVQPYEEGGQT; translated from the coding sequence ATGCAACTCGACGAGTTCGTCGACGCCAATGCTCCCGAATCGAGCGGTGACAGTTTCCGAAAAGTCAACAAACGGTTGTTAGAGATCCCCTTCGACGGAATCACGATGGTAAAAGCCGGCTCGATGATCGCCTACACCGGGAACGTGACGTTCACCGGCAAATCCTCCGCCGAGGGCGGTCTCGCTGGCTTCGTCAAGGACGCCGTCAGCGGCGAGGGGACACCGATCATGGAGGCCGAAGGATCGGGGACGCTGTACGTCGCCGATCAGGGCAAGAAGGTACAGATCCTCTCGTTGGACGCCGACGAGTCGATCTCAGTCAACGGGACCGATGTGCTCGCCTTCGAGGAGGGTATCGATTACGAGATCGGTACCGTCGGCGGCCTCTCCCAAGCCGCTGCGGGCGGGCTGACGAACGTGTTCCTCACCGGCCCCGGCGACGTGGCCATCACAACCCACGGCGACCCCGTCGTGATGAGGCCGCCAGTCACGACCGACCCCGATTCGACCGTGGCCTGGAGCGCCAACCTCTCACCGTCGATCGGGACGAACAAGGCCATCGAGATCGGCCAGCAGTCCGGCGAGCGGGTACAGATGGAGTTCGGCGACTCCGAGGGGTTCGTAATCGTCCAACCCTACGAGGAGGGCGGACAAACGTAA
- a CDS encoding NAD(P)/FAD-dependent oxidoreductase: MDVLVLGGGYAGLTVTRKLERRLPASATLTLVDDTGNHLVQHELHRAVREPDYVDDISVPLGEILDRATLREGEVTDVDREGRTVSLAGGDELGYDYCVVALGADTAFYGIPGVEEHATPLKRLEHAATIRREFEAVVDQLGHDDPATDTERTGTVVVGGAGLSGVQVAGELAAMARERDVADSVEIVLLEQEATVAPGFPEQFQRATRDLLDEQGVDVRTGTTVTAADDATITTERGTIAYDQFVWTGGIRGNEAMAGDRPQVRGDLRLDERTFALGDAVRIVDADGEPVPASASAAVRAAETVARNVVAAATADGGFVDVQQWHWESPGWLISVGDDAVAQLGPTVVTGGTANALKSAVGVTYLAEHGSLRRALGVLRKEMDDVEEFAELLERL; the protein is encoded by the coding sequence ATGGACGTTCTAGTGCTCGGTGGCGGTTACGCCGGCCTCACGGTGACACGAAAACTGGAGCGGCGGCTCCCGGCGTCGGCGACGCTCACGCTGGTCGACGACACGGGGAACCATCTGGTCCAGCACGAGCTCCACCGGGCGGTCCGGGAGCCCGACTACGTCGACGACATCTCGGTGCCGCTGGGGGAGATTCTCGATCGAGCGACGCTGCGGGAGGGGGAAGTTACCGATGTGGACCGCGAGGGTCGGACCGTCTCGCTGGCCGGCGGCGACGAACTCGGCTACGACTACTGTGTGGTCGCGCTCGGGGCCGACACGGCGTTCTACGGCATCCCGGGCGTCGAAGAGCACGCGACACCGCTCAAACGGCTGGAACACGCCGCGACGATTCGCCGGGAGTTCGAGGCGGTGGTCGACCAACTGGGCCACGACGACCCGGCGACCGACACCGAGCGGACCGGGACGGTCGTCGTCGGCGGCGCCGGCCTCTCCGGCGTGCAGGTCGCGGGCGAACTGGCCGCGATGGCTCGCGAGCGCGACGTGGCTGACAGCGTCGAGATCGTCCTGCTCGAACAGGAGGCGACCGTCGCGCCCGGCTTCCCCGAGCAGTTCCAGCGGGCGACCCGCGACCTCCTCGACGAGCAGGGGGTGGACGTGCGGACGGGGACCACCGTGACTGCGGCGGACGACGCGACGATCACGACCGAGAGGGGAACGATCGCCTACGACCAGTTCGTCTGGACCGGCGGCATCCGCGGGAACGAGGCCATGGCCGGCGATCGCCCGCAGGTCCGCGGCGATCTCCGCCTCGACGAGCGGACGTTCGCGCTGGGGGATGCGGTGCGGATCGTCGACGCCGACGGCGAGCCGGTGCCCGCAAGCGCCTCCGCGGCCGTGCGAGCCGCGGAGACGGTCGCGCGGAACGTCGTCGCCGCGGCGACGGCCGACGGCGGGTTCGTGGACGTTCAGCAGTGGCACTGGGAGAGCCCGGGCTGGCTGATCTCGGTCGGTGACGACGCGGTGGCACAGCTCGGACCGACGGTCGTGACCGGCGGCACCGCCAACGCGCTCAAGTCGGCGGTGGGAGTCACCTATCTCGCGGAGCACGGCTCGCTCCGGCGTGCGCTGGGCGTGCTACGAAAGGAGATGGACGACGTCGAGGAGTTCGCGGAGCTACTCGAACGGCTCTGA